One genomic window of Thermodesulfobacteriota bacterium includes the following:
- a CDS encoding VIT and VWA domain-containing protein has product MQSPERDRRTPSTPPRRHRSPFCWWAGALTVLALQMGAAATSPARAAGLLVADGGFGGVLEIVDHEVSVTVNNGVAVTTVNQIFRNTERRQVEALYTFPVPRGASVSNFSMWINGVEMVGEVLEKERARQIYESYKQTRRDPGLLEQVDYRTFEMRVFPIGPQAEQRIQITYYQELDADHDWATYVYPLATATRSGADARTSGRFALTLDAKSPVPIVALESPSHGAEVVAARHSEHFWQASLERVAGTNLDRDVVVAYRLARPRTGIDLLAHREGPADGTFCLTLTAGEDAAALDEGMDYVFLLDVSGSMGDGGKLLLSKDSVGAFLRELGEKDRFELLAFNVQPATLFNRLEAAGPASLARAEAFLAGQQARGGTVLNPALTTAYKYRDADRTLNVVVLSDGLTEQRERTALAELIRTRPGNTRVFCIGVGNDVNRPLLEQLARDSGGLAAFLSPGDDFARQARAFRRKLQHPVATGLALAFEGVEVTDLEPPVLPSLYHGAPVRVYGRYPKGGSPRVTLTGEIRGVRLERSATLELPGEERDNPELERMWAWHRIDRLLREADRGGSRQAVVDEVVRLGEAHSIATEYTSFIVLEDDAEYRRWKIERKNALLVERDRKAQERLRAGLDAIRERAVAGLGPEAAKQAAPSQPAPAVAAAPPTAAPAPSPEARRRSGFDIGIGSGPVGPLFVGLAAWLARRRKKERG; this is encoded by the coding sequence ATGCAAAGCCCCGAGAGAGACCGACGCACACCGTCCACCCCACCCCGAAGGCACCGGTCCCCGTTTTGCTGGTGGGCCGGGGCCCTCACGGTCCTGGCCCTGCAGATGGGCGCCGCGGCCACTAGCCCCGCCCGGGCCGCGGGCCTCCTGGTCGCCGACGGCGGCTTCGGCGGCGTGCTGGAGATCGTGGACCACGAGGTCTCGGTCACGGTGAACAACGGGGTCGCGGTGACCACGGTAAACCAGATCTTCCGCAACACCGAGCGCCGGCAGGTGGAGGCCCTGTACACCTTCCCCGTGCCCCGGGGGGCCTCGGTCTCGAACTTCAGCATGTGGATCAACGGCGTGGAGATGGTCGGCGAGGTGCTCGAGAAGGAGCGCGCCCGCCAGATCTACGAGAGCTACAAGCAGACCCGCCGCGACCCCGGCCTGCTGGAGCAGGTGGACTACCGGACCTTCGAGATGCGGGTCTTCCCCATCGGTCCCCAGGCCGAACAGCGCATCCAGATCACCTACTACCAGGAGCTCGACGCGGACCACGACTGGGCCACCTACGTCTACCCCCTTGCCACCGCGACCCGGTCCGGGGCCGACGCCCGCACCTCGGGGCGCTTCGCCTTGACCCTGGACGCCAAGTCCCCGGTGCCCATCGTCGCTCTGGAGAGCCCCAGCCACGGGGCCGAGGTGGTGGCGGCGCGGCACTCGGAGCACTTCTGGCAGGCGAGCCTGGAGCGGGTGGCCGGCACGAACCTGGACCGGGACGTGGTGGTGGCCTACCGGCTGGCGCGCCCCCGCACGGGGATCGACCTCCTCGCCCACCGGGAGGGGCCGGCCGACGGCACCTTCTGCCTCACCCTCACGGCCGGGGAGGACGCCGCGGCCCTGGACGAGGGCATGGACTATGTCTTCCTGCTGGACGTCTCCGGGAGCATGGGGGACGGGGGCAAGCTCCTGCTCTCCAAGGACTCGGTGGGGGCGTTCCTCCGGGAGCTGGGAGAGAAGGACCGCTTCGAGCTCCTGGCCTTCAACGTGCAGCCGGCGACCCTCTTCAACCGGCTCGAGGCCGCCGGGCCCGCGAGCCTCGCCCGGGCCGAGGCGTTCCTGGCCGGCCAGCAGGCCCGGGGCGGCACGGTGCTCAACCCTGCCCTCACCACGGCCTACAAGTACCGGGACGCCGACCGGACCCTCAACGTGGTGGTCCTGAGCGACGGGCTCACCGAGCAGCGCGAGCGCACCGCCCTGGCCGAGCTCATCCGCACCCGGCCGGGCAACACCCGGGTCTTCTGCATCGGCGTCGGAAACGACGTGAACCGCCCCCTCCTCGAACAGCTCGCCCGGGACTCCGGGGGGCTGGCGGCCTTTCTCTCCCCCGGGGACGACTTCGCCCGCCAGGCCCGGGCCTTCCGCCGCAAGCTCCAGCACCCCGTGGCCACGGGGCTGGCGCTCGCGTTCGAGGGGGTCGAGGTGACCGATCTCGAGCCCCCGGTGCTCCCCAGCCTCTACCACGGGGCTCCGGTGCGGGTGTACGGCCGCTACCCCAAGGGCGGCTCCCCCCGGGTGACGCTCACCGGCGAGATCCGCGGCGTCCGGCTGGAGCGCTCCGCGACCCTGGAGCTCCCGGGGGAAGAGCGGGACAACCCCGAGCTGGAGCGCATGTGGGCCTGGCACCGCATCGACCGCCTGCTTCGCGAGGCCGACCGCGGCGGGTCGCGTCAGGCGGTAGTGGACGAGGTGGTGCGCCTGGGGGAGGCCCACTCCATCGCCACCGAGTACACGAGCTTCATCGTGCTGGAAGACGACGCCGAGTACCGGCGCTGGAAGATCGAGCGGAAGAACGCCCTCCTGGTGGAGCGCGACCGCAAGGCCCAGGAGCGGCTCCGGGCGGGTCTCGACGCCATCCGGGAACGGGCCGTGGCGGGCCTGGGCCCCGAGGCCGCAAAGCAGGCCGCGCCTTCCCAGCCGGCCCCCGCCGTCGCCGCCGCCCCCCCCACCGCCGCCCCCGCCCCCTCTCCGGAGGCCCGGCGCCGCTCCGGCTTCGACATCGGCATCGGCTCGGGTCCGGTCGGGCC